A region of Anolis sagrei isolate rAnoSag1 chromosome 2, rAnoSag1.mat, whole genome shotgun sequence DNA encodes the following proteins:
- the LOC132768150 gene encoding sterol O-acyltransferase 2-like yields MIILQSHREKHPIFQKQKVFVECKSLIDELLEVQHFRTIYNIFVAMLCIFILRAVIVDFLDNGCFVLDLEIFTFSFGGLHMVPLPWLIMFLYTLLMPYKVLQIWAASVKTLQFPTLLTVIAAVVLLIGHTTVLGFYPIYTVVSQPFGPASRLIIILEQLRFLMKSHSFLRETVPPILRATSNNGKMQPPQFSTYLYFLFCPTFIYREHYPRTPDVRWGYVIGNFTKFFGCLISIAMLYKCHFIPIFSNANKHPFSFKTLVLYIFNAIVPAIYCLLLSFFGFLHCWQNAFAEMLRFADRSFYKDWWNATSFPVYFRNWNLIVHDWLYYYVYQDLMWVLKGKAQSVALLSTFITSAVAHEYAITLSFGFFYPFQFILWILIVLGGIIHSTPNRGNKSPNKNIQFWACFLVGVALQFSLPSLEWYAQVHCPVQKNTSWTRMIPRFWSCYS; encoded by the exons TGAGCTTTTAGAAGTGCAACATTTTCGTACCATCTACAACATCTTTGTGGCCATGCTCTGTATCTTCATTCTTCGGGCAGTCATTGTGGATTTCCTCGATAATGGATG CTTTGTCCTGGATTTGGAAATATTCACTTTTTCTTTTGGAGGGTTGCACATGGTACCCTTGCCTTGGCTTATCATGTTTCTCTACACCTTATTAATGCCCTACAAGGTGCTACAAATCTGGGCCGCCTCCGTAAAGACTCTCCAGTTCCCCACTCTCCTCACGGTCATTGCAGCAGTGGTGTTGCTGATTGGCCATACTACTGTTTTGGGCTTCTATCCTATCTACACGGTCGTCTCCCAGCCTTTTGGACCTGCCTCCCGTTTAATCATTATCCTTGAGCAG TTGCGTTTTTTGATGAAAAGCCATTCCTTCCTGCGGGAAACTGTGCCTCCCATCCTTCGGGCCACATCGAATAATG GAAAGATGCAGCCACCTCAATTCTCTACGTATCTGTATTTTCTCTTCTGCCCTACTTTCATCTACAGGGAGCATTACCCAAG GACGCCTGATGTTCGCTGGGGGTATGTCATCGGGAACTTCACTAAG TTCTTTGGATGTCTGATTTCTATAGCCATGCTCTACAAGTGCCACTTCATCCCTATTTTCAGTAATGCAAATAAGCATCCCTTCAGCTTCAAAACTCTGGTGCTCTACATCTTCAATGCAATCGTGCCAG CAATATATTGCTTGCTGCTGAGCTTCTTTGGCTTTTTACACTGCTGGCAAAATGCCTTTGCTGAAATGCTGCGCTTTGCTGACCGCAGTTTCTACAAG GACTGGTGGAATGCCACATCTTTCCCTGTATATTTCCGGAACTGGAATTTGATAGTACATGACTGGCTGTACTATTATGTTTATCAGGACCTCATGTGG GTACTCAAAGGAAAGGCCCAATCTGTGGCTTTGTTGTCTACCTTCATTACTTCAGCTGTCGCCCATGAATATGCCATCACATTGAGCTTTGGCTTCTTCTACCCATTTCAGTTCATATTATGGATCTTAATCGTTTTAGGAG GAATAATTCATTCTACCCCCAATCGTGGGAACAAAAGCCCCAATAAGaacatccaattctgggcatgcTTCCTGGTGGGTGTAGCACTTCAGTTCAGCCTGCCGTCCCTAGAGTGGTATGCCCAAGTCCACTGTCCAGTTCAGAAG aatACATCCTGGACAAGAATGATCCCACGTTTTTGGTCCTGTTATTCCTAG
- the LOC132768152 gene encoding LOW QUALITY PROTEIN: olfactory receptor 1L6-like (The sequence of the model RefSeq protein was modified relative to this genomic sequence to represent the inferred CDS: inserted 1 base in 1 codon), which yields MANVNQTGTSGFVLLGLFTKTGTQGILFSFFLSICVLAHLGNLMIILLIRTDSHLFHTPMYFFLSHLSLPDLGFASITVPKALENLLSPTKAITYWGCLTQMYFFVAFGITDSFLLASMTYDCYVVICHPLRYSVLMSNKRCLMVVMSSWLLAHLHSLVHILLMAQLSFCAFREIPHXFCDVQPLLRLSCSSTLPNELLAFTKGSLIIMGPFLFVVVSYTLMLVAILKMPSAAGKRKAFSTCGSHLGAVSLFYGTVIAVYIRPSSSYCIAKDRVVAVLYTMVTLMLNPFIYSLMNEDVMGAMKKITKR from the exons ATGGCCAATGTGAACCAAACTGGAACATCTGGATTTGTCCTCCTTGGGTTGTTCACCAAAACAGGAACTCAAGggatcctcttttctttctttctctccatatgTGTGCTCGCCCACCTGGGAAATTTGATGATCATCCTGCTCATCAGAACTGACTCCCACCTTTTCCATACCCCCATGTACTTCTTTCTCAGTCACCTTTCCCTGCCAGATCTTGGCTTTGCTTCTATCACTGTGCCCAAAGCTTTGGAGAACTTATTATCACCCACAAAGGCTATCACCTACTGGGGCTGTCTCACCCAAATGTACTTCTTTGTGGCCTTTGGCATCACAGACAGCTTTCTACTTGCTTCCATGACGTATGACTGCTATGTAGTCATCTGCCACCCATTGCGTTATTCTGTCCTCATGAGTAACAAGCGCTGTCTCATGGTGGTAATGAGTTCTTGGCTGCTGGCTCATCTCCACTCACTGGTCCACATTCTCTTGATGGCCCAGCTCTCCTTTTGTGCCTTCAGGGAGATCCCAC TTTTTTGTGATGTTCAGCCCCTCTTGCGTCTCTCTTGCTCCTCTACTCTGCCTAATGAACTCCTGGCTTTCACAAAGGGCTCCTTGATCATTATGGGTCCTTTCCTCTTTGTTGTGGTTTCATATACACTCATGCTGGTAGCCATCTTGAAGATGCCATCAGCTGCTGGGAAGCGCAAGGCTTTCTCAACATGTGGCTCTCACTTGGGGGCAGTCTCTCTGTTCTATGGTACTGTGATTGCAGTCTACATCCGGCCCTCCTCATCCTACTGCATTGCGAAGGACCGGGTTGTAGCAGTTCTCTACACCATGGTCACACTCATGCTCAACCCTTTTATTTACAGCCTGATGAATGAGGATGTGATGGGAGCAATGAAGAAGATTACAAAGAGATGA